A portion of the candidate division TA06 bacterium genome contains these proteins:
- a CDS encoding class I SAM-dependent methyltransferase, producing MNSLLYLHNQYQRQAAWTKALRLSLYRRVQLAGKKNILELGCGSGVILSEISERTEARLCGIEADPQMTALAKAQYPGIEFRTARAEKLPFPANSFDLIVTHYFWLWQKDPEAVLSEALRVLKKGGHLISLCEPDYMGRIDEPTELGGIRDLILGTLAKQGADPGLAGKLETLMSQAGFKTEAGRQDGCWDWREYRKQFDREWEFIEDLCGFGKRLEALKQKDLQAVAEKKRRMCMPVRWVIGQK from the coding sequence ATGAACAGTTTGCTGTATCTACATAACCAGTATCAGCGGCAAGCCGCATGGACCAAGGCTCTACGGCTTTCTCTGTACCGCAGGGTACAACTGGCCGGGAAGAAGAACATCCTGGAACTGGGATGCGGCAGCGGGGTCATCCTAAGCGAGATCTCGGAGCGCACGGAGGCCCGGCTTTGCGGGATAGAGGCCGACCCCCAAATGACGGCCCTGGCCAAAGCCCAATATCCAGGCATAGAATTCAGGACGGCCCGGGCTGAAAAGCTTCCCTTTCCGGCCAACTCTTTTGACCTGATAGTCACCCACTACTTCTGGTTGTGGCAGAAAGATCCCGAAGCCGTCCTATCTGAGGCCCTCCGGGTCCTAAAAAAAGGCGGGCACCTGATCAGCCTGTGCGAGCCGGACTATATGGGCCGCATTGACGAACCGACGGAGCTGGGAGGGATAAGGGATTTGATTTTAGGGACACTGGCCAAACAGGGCGCGGATCCGGGCCTGGCCGGTAAACTCGAAACTCTCATGTCCCAAGCCGGGTTCAAGACCGAAGCCGGGCGGCAGGATGGCTGCTGGGACTGGCGGGAGTACCGGAAGCAGTTTGACCGGGAATGGGAATTCATTGAGGATCTGTGCGGCTTTGGGAAGAGGCTGGAAGCTTTGAAACAGAAGGACCTTCAGGCGGTGGCGGAGAAAAAGAGAAGGATGTGCATGCCGGTGCGCTGGGTCATAGGACAGAAGTAA
- a CDS encoding penicillin-binding protein activator — MKKYGVILLSLLTVSCVTLQPAVDKKPPVSQDQKAREELRLKKEAEAAGLLEKAKEQYSERKPAEAAETLQQLLAKHPETPAAAEALYLTALYRLELKQTDLALQNGFKLTEKYPDSEFWAKTKKVLGDCYTENKDYVKAGQQYLEGMAKAKAPEDRETIRLPLLTLINEKLSAGELRILYKTYSTTETAPAMGLRLCKLELEAKNISEAKKLLADLAKKYPASGEAGTANLLLSQLSGENTLIPAVPVEKKIGLLAPLTGKFGEFGLAVQNGVELAFEEYNQKAAEKFKIVSSDTKGDAIDAVKQARRLADSSMVMGLIGEVLSTATIAAAGVADVLGVPLLSPTATDDRISTIGPNIFQLNPSLSWQGPAVAQYAVKARGFKTLAMLYPDEGAWESVAQAFAREAAKLGARMVYAQAYTPGTTDFKAQIDQLRLVKVDALFLPASPSDIVMIAPQLAYNQVKLQLLGPESWGDPKVSAQGDVYVEGAIFAVLSESSELAQSSAAFEERFKKRYGKPPSKQAAQGYDAARIMIAALQKNPASRQELRTYLTSGDFTRLKLSGQGSFGRFGAQPKAKMMTIKNRQAVGLDEAAAAKDKKTPAPVKNEKAKADSTKKETPKPKKP, encoded by the coding sequence ATGAAAAAATACGGCGTAATATTGTTGTCACTTTTGACGGTTTCCTGCGTTACCCTGCAGCCGGCGGTGGACAAGAAACCCCCAGTATCACAGGACCAGAAAGCCAGGGAGGAACTGCGGCTGAAAAAGGAAGCAGAGGCCGCCGGCCTCCTGGAAAAGGCCAAAGAACAGTATTCCGAACGCAAGCCGGCCGAGGCGGCGGAGACACTGCAGCAGTTGCTGGCCAAGCATCCCGAGACGCCGGCGGCCGCGGAGGCTCTCTACCTGACGGCACTGTACCGCCTTGAGCTGAAACAGACAGACCTGGCCTTGCAAAACGGCTTCAAGCTGACCGAGAAATATCCCGATTCCGAATTTTGGGCCAAGACCAAGAAGGTGCTGGGCGACTGTTACACCGAGAACAAGGACTATGTGAAAGCCGGTCAGCAGTATCTGGAGGGCATGGCCAAGGCCAAGGCTCCGGAGGACCGCGAGACCATCAGGCTGCCGCTGCTGACGCTGATCAACGAAAAATTATCCGCGGGCGAACTGCGGATACTCTACAAGACATATTCCACTACTGAGACCGCCCCGGCCATGGGCCTGAGATTATGCAAACTGGAGCTGGAAGCCAAGAACATTTCCGAGGCTAAAAAACTGCTGGCGGACCTCGCCAAAAAATATCCCGCCAGCGGAGAGGCCGGAACCGCCAATCTTCTGTTATCCCAGTTGTCCGGTGAGAACACCCTGATCCCGGCGGTCCCGGTGGAAAAGAAGATCGGCCTGCTGGCGCCCCTGACCGGCAAGTTCGGGGAATTCGGGCTGGCGGTGCAGAACGGGGTGGAACTGGCATTTGAGGAATACAACCAGAAGGCCGCCGAAAAATTCAAAATAGTATCGTCCGACACCAAGGGCGACGCCATCGATGCGGTCAAACAGGCCCGGCGGCTGGCCGACTCCTCCATGGTGATGGGGCTGATCGGCGAAGTGCTTTCCACCGCCACCATCGCCGCGGCCGGGGTGGCCGATGTGTTGGGCGTTCCCCTGCTTTCGCCCACCGCCACCGATGACCGGATCTCGACCATCGGGCCCAACATCTTTCAGCTGAACCCCAGCCTGAGCTGGCAGGGGCCGGCGGTGGCCCAGTACGCGGTGAAAGCCCGGGGTTTTAAGACCCTGGCCATGCTGTATCCCGACGAGGGCGCCTGGGAATCGGTGGCCCAGGCTTTTGCCAGGGAGGCCGCCAAGCTGGGGGCCAGGATGGTCTATGCCCAGGCCTACACCCCAGGCACCACCGACTTCAAGGCCCAGATCGACCAGCTGCGGCTGGTGAAGGTGGACGCGTTGTTCCTGCCGGCCTCGCCCTCGGACATCGTGATGATAGCGCCCCAGCTGGCCTACAACCAGGTGAAGCTACAGTTATTGGGCCCGGAATCCTGGGGAGACCCCAAGGTTTCGGCCCAGGGCGACGTTTACGTGGAGGGGGCCATCTTCGCCGTGCTTTCGGAAAGCTCGGAGCTGGCCCAGTCCTCGGCCGCCTTTGAAGAGCGCTTTAAGAAGCGCTACGGCAAGCCGCCGTCCAAGCAGGCCGCCCAGGGCTACGATGCCGCCAGGATCATGATCGCCGCCTTGCAAAAGAACCCGGCCTCCCGCCAGGAACTGCGGACCTATCTGACCAGCGGCGATTTCACCAGGCTGAAACTCTCGGGCCAGGGAAGCTTCGGGCGGTTCGGGGCCCAGCCCAAGGCCAAGATGATGACCATCAAGAACCGGCAGGCGGTGGGCCTGGATGAAGCGGCTGCGGCCAAGGACAAGAAGACCCCGGCCCCGGTGAAGAACGAAAAGGCCAAGGCCGACAGCACCAAGAAGGAAACACCCAAGCCGAAGAAACCGTAA
- the holB gene encoding DNA polymerase III subunit delta' gives MKLFSSMIGQEVAKKILRRSFEENRLAQSYLFYGPSGVGKEMAAFELAQALNCTGVEAPCGACSQCKKTVEFNHPDLHYVFPVPHPSGESDKKKLAEEIAELLARKAEKPYLSLDFDRPVAITIDDIRALQAKLSLQPYQGKKKAVIIIKPEAMTTEAANAFLKTLEEPSPTTNFILVCDKPNALLSTILSRCQKIRFMRLDRAAVVQNLEERHGLDPAQAKMLASLSQGSLGQALEMMDLDLLEERRMAGDLLRAGLEKRYAEMMEAIDLATGEKGRPQRVLELMSAIALEALHPEPQASPEILSLARLLTEPQLNRITANMELARTALNRNVTPRLCLMAACSPDIIKEEL, from the coding sequence GTGAAACTGTTTTCCAGCATGATCGGCCAGGAAGTGGCCAAGAAGATACTGCGCCGGTCCTTTGAGGAAAACCGGCTGGCCCAGAGCTATCTGTTCTACGGCCCTTCCGGGGTGGGCAAGGAGATGGCGGCCTTTGAGCTGGCCCAGGCCCTTAATTGCACCGGGGTGGAGGCCCCCTGCGGCGCCTGCAGTCAGTGCAAAAAGACGGTGGAGTTCAACCACCCCGATCTGCACTACGTCTTTCCGGTGCCCCATCCCTCCGGCGAGAGCGACAAGAAAAAACTGGCCGAGGAGATAGCCGAGCTGCTGGCCCGGAAGGCCGAAAAGCCTTACCTGTCGCTGGATTTCGACCGGCCGGTGGCCATTACCATAGACGACATCAGGGCCCTGCAGGCCAAACTTTCGCTCCAGCCCTATCAGGGAAAAAAGAAGGCGGTGATCATAATCAAGCCCGAGGCCATGACCACCGAGGCGGCCAACGCCTTCCTAAAAACCCTGGAGGAACCGTCCCCCACCACCAATTTCATCCTGGTCTGCGACAAGCCCAACGCCCTGCTTTCCACCATCCTCTCCCGCTGCCAGAAGATCCGCTTCATGCGGCTGGACAGGGCGGCGGTGGTCCAGAACCTGGAGGAGCGCCACGGGCTGGATCCTGCCCAGGCCAAAATGCTGGCCTCCCTTAGCCAGGGAAGTCTGGGGCAGGCCCTGGAGATGATGGACCTGGATCTGCTGGAGGAGCGCCGGATGGCCGGGGACCTTTTGCGGGCCGGGCTGGAAAAGAGATACGCCGAGATGATGGAGGCCATAGACCTGGCCACCGGCGAAAAGGGCCGCCCCCAGCGGGTGCTGGAGCTGATGTCGGCCATAGCGCTGGAGGCCCTGCACCCCGAGCCCCAGGCCTCACCTGAAATATTATCCCTGGCCCGGCTGCTGACAGAACCGCAGCTCAATAGGATCACCGCCAACATGGAACTGGCCCGGACGGCCCTGAACCGGAACGTAACCCCCAGGCTGTGCCTGATGGCCGCCTGCAGTCCCGATATAATAAAAGAGGAGCTATGA
- a CDS encoding stage 0 sporulation protein, with protein MSENLIMVRFKEARSKYYLNPQAYSLVPGEMVIVTTDNGEELGAVEGERAILKEKFKAAGEVLRKAAEEDIVKFQANRKRETESYQACLDLIHRHGLQMTLVDVEAKFDGSKLTFYFTAEKRVDFRSLVRDLAAMFKGRIEMHQIGVRDEARRVGGLGLCGRQLCCVAWLNEFEPVTLKMAKEQNLSTTSNKMLGLCGRLMCCLTYEDRYYEEAHRSMPRVGSVVVTPKGPGTVYKVDIFKQKVMVRFEEGHGEFEVAEVSKK; from the coding sequence ATGAGCGAAAACCTGATAATGGTGCGCTTCAAGGAAGCGCGTTCCAAATACTATCTCAATCCCCAGGCCTACAGCCTGGTCCCGGGGGAAATGGTGATCGTCACCACCGATAACGGCGAGGAGCTGGGCGCGGTGGAGGGCGAGCGGGCCATTCTCAAGGAAAAATTCAAGGCGGCCGGAGAAGTGCTGCGCAAGGCGGCGGAGGAGGACATAGTGAAGTTCCAGGCCAACCGCAAGCGCGAGACCGAGTCCTACCAGGCCTGCCTGGACCTGATCCACCGGCACGGCCTGCAGATGACCCTGGTGGACGTGGAGGCCAAGTTCGACGGATCAAAACTGACCTTTTACTTCACCGCAGAAAAGCGGGTGGACTTCCGTTCCCTGGTGCGGGACCTGGCCGCCATGTTCAAGGGCCGGATCGAGATGCACCAGATAGGGGTGCGGGACGAGGCCCGGCGGGTGGGCGGGCTGGGGTTATGCGGCCGCCAGCTGTGCTGCGTGGCCTGGCTTAACGAGTTCGAGCCGGTGACCCTGAAGATGGCCAAGGAGCAGAACCTGTCCACCACCTCCAACAAGATGCTGGGTCTGTGCGGCCGCCTGATGTGCTGCCTGACCTACGAAGACCGCTATTACGAGGAGGCCCACCGCAGCATGCCCCGGGTGGGTTCGGTGGTCGTCACCCCCAAGGGCCCGGGCACGGTCTACAAGGTGGACATCTTCAAACAAAAAGTGATGGTCAGGTTCGAGGAAGGCCACGGGGAATTCGAGGTAGCGGAGGTTTCCAAGAAATGA